AGCAAAAATCAACACGAACTTTTTAATCGTTTTAATTTTTCTTCTTTTTTTAGTGTTTTAAGTGTGTGTTTACGTTCTTCGGCAACCCAGCCTAAAAGCGTGATAGTTATATGTATAAAACTAGCAACTCCAGCTACAGCCAATATATAGGCTAAAAATTTTCCTAAATCGTGATATAAATAAAGCGAAGTTATGAATAACGACATCCATACGCCAGCACACCAGGGACATGTTAAAAAATAACGAGAACTAACAATCCATCCTTTTTCTGAAGTAGAATTCACAATCTTATCGCGGACAAAATTTAAAACTTTGTCATAAATAAGTAAGCGTGTTAGTCGATACGATGCCAACGAGATGATAATAAAGTCAAATACACCTAATTGTGTAACAAAGTTTTGATGTTGCCATAAAAAATAACCTAAAAAAGATGTCAACGTCAAAAAAATTATAGTATATATAAAGTTCCAAAAGTATTCTGATTTCATAATGCAATTTTTTTCGAAAATACATTTTTTTATCTTAATAAAAAATGAAAGAAAATTTTTTGTCAGGCAACTTTTTAATTTATATCTTTGACTTATTAAAAAATATATAATGTATATGAAAACTGTTTTTTCAATTTTTATTTTATTGTTAATGGCTAATATTGCCACGGCTCAAAATGCTTTGTTGAAAGCAGAAATGATAAAAATGGATAATCAATATTTAAAAACGCTTCCCGATGGGAAAGTAGAATGTGCTTTCTATTTACATGGAATACAAAGCAATACTCAAGCCGCTAACTTAGAAAAGTATATCCGTGGGTACAGAGGAGTAGAAGAATTTAATTTAATTTTCGATAACGCAAAAAATGCCTACAAAGCTCAAGGTACTTTTTATAATCAAGCTAACTGGAATTATTTCAAATACTTGTTCAAGCTTATTAAAGTGGAACAAGTGAACATTGATAATCAATGGAAAAACTTAGAACAAATCAATAATTTATAATTATGAGAACAAAAATAGCATTATTGATATTTGGATTTTTTCCCGCTGTGCTTTGGGCACAGTTACAAGTAAATGGAAGCATGACACCTGCCCAGTTAGTTCAAAATATTTTAGTAGGAGGAGGAGTCAATGTCTCTAATATTACTTATACAGGACCTAATGGAGCTATTGGTTCTTTCACTAATGGACAAAC
The sequence above is drawn from the Bacteroidales bacterium genome and encodes:
- a CDS encoding DUF1360 domain-containing protein, with amino-acid sequence MKSEYFWNFIYTIIFLTLTSFLGYFLWQHQNFVTQLGVFDFIIISLASYRLTRLLIYDKVLNFVRDKIVNSTSEKGWIVSSRYFLTCPWCAGVWMSLFITSLYLYHDLGKFLAYILAVAGVASFIHITITLLGWVAEERKHTLKTLKKEEKLKRLKSSC